From the genome of Segatella hominis, one region includes:
- a CDS encoding dihydrofolate reductase produces MQINIIACLDQNGAIGYKNQLLFHIRKDMERFKQLTLNHTIVMGRKTYDSLPHGALPLRRNIVITQQEIQLENCEVYHSLTDALDKCTDDIIFIIGGESIYKQCLNLADNLYLTIVDKKMPKADTYFPSINSENWEIIDKEQYKEIDDAKKEIYSFSFITFRKNRK; encoded by the coding sequence ATGCAAATCAATATCATAGCATGCCTGGACCAAAACGGTGCGATAGGCTACAAGAACCAACTGCTCTTCCATATCAGAAAGGACATGGAAAGATTTAAGCAACTTACATTGAATCATACCATAGTCATGGGGAGGAAAACATACGATTCTCTCCCCCATGGCGCACTCCCATTAAGACGCAACATCGTGATAACACAACAGGAAATACAACTGGAAAACTGTGAGGTATATCACTCTCTGACAGATGCGCTTGACAAATGTACAGACGACATCATATTTATCATAGGAGGTGAAAGTATTTATAAGCAATGTTTGAATCTTGCCGATAATCTGTATCTTACTATTGTGGATAAAAAAATGCCAAAAGCAGACACATATTTCCCTTCTATCAATTCAGAAAACTGGGAAATCATAGATAAAGAACAATATAAAGAAATTGATGATGCAAAAAAAGAAATTTACTCCTTTTCTTTTATTACATTCAGAAAAAATAGGAAATAA
- a CDS encoding OmpA family protein translates to MEQKNKSHIGLAFLSILVSSLLLTACGIDKNIKKGEKYLALGEYYDAADQFKQAYTKTPTKEREKRGQRALKMAYCYEKINATPKAVAAYRNAIRYGQANIQDRLSYARQLLKNGDYKIAQTEFKSILDSLPNEEMSKNGYDILARNGLKSAQAAPEWKKKGSRYTVKKMDIFNSRRADYSPMLLGDEFDQLYFTSTRNEALGDELSGITGTKNGDIFISEKDDKGKWSKPEAISTGLNTEYDEGACCFTPDGRDMYLTQCTTDPSSPRYAQIVTSPRSDAAWGKATKLEITKDTLSSFAHPAISPDGEWLYFTSDMPGGMGGLDIWRVRITAAGLGGVENLGEPINTPGNESFPTFRPNGDLYFSSDGHVGMGGLDIYIAKVDPKTKKYKVFHPGYPLNSEGDDFGMTFEGPHNRGYFSSNRKDGRGFDHIYSFENPEIVTTIKGWVYEMGGYELPASQVMVVGNDGTYEKLPVKGDGSFSMVIKPQVDYLLMASCKGFLNHKEEIRVDSAKESKEYTLQFPLASITAPVLIDNIFYDFDKATLTANSTKALDELVNLLKENPNVTIELSAHCDYKGSAEYNKHLSQQRAQSVVNYLIQHGIAKDRLTPMGYGKEQPKTISKKVAAKYPWLKEGDKLTTDFILKQNKENQEICNQMNRRTEFIVLRTTYGLFDEKGNLKNPPKPKKQEISKEEEDLFIFE, encoded by the coding sequence ATGGAACAGAAGAATAAATCTCATATCGGCTTAGCATTTTTGTCAATATTAGTAAGTAGCTTACTATTGACTGCATGCGGTATTGATAAGAATATCAAAAAGGGAGAAAAGTATCTTGCTTTAGGTGAGTATTATGATGCTGCCGACCAATTTAAGCAGGCATATACAAAAACGCCGACAAAAGAAAGAGAAAAAAGAGGGCAGCGAGCCTTAAAAATGGCTTACTGCTATGAGAAGATCAACGCTACACCTAAAGCAGTGGCAGCCTATAGAAATGCTATCAGATATGGACAAGCTAATATCCAAGATCGCTTAAGTTATGCTCGGCAACTTCTAAAAAACGGCGATTACAAAATTGCTCAAACAGAATTTAAATCCATTTTAGATTCTCTTCCTAACGAAGAAATGAGCAAAAATGGCTATGATATTTTAGCACGAAACGGACTGAAATCAGCACAAGCTGCACCAGAATGGAAGAAAAAAGGGAGCAGATATACGGTGAAGAAAATGGATATTTTCAATTCCAGAAGAGCAGACTACTCCCCAATGCTCTTAGGAGATGAATTTGACCAACTCTATTTTACATCTACCAGAAATGAAGCGCTCGGAGATGAACTGAGCGGTATTACAGGAACAAAAAATGGCGATATTTTTATATCTGAAAAAGATGACAAAGGTAAATGGAGCAAACCAGAAGCCATCAGTACGGGGCTGAATACGGAATATGATGAAGGGGCTTGCTGCTTTACACCTGATGGACGGGACATGTATCTCACACAATGCACAACCGACCCGTCTTCACCAAGATATGCACAAATAGTAACCTCCCCACGCTCGGATGCGGCTTGGGGAAAAGCCACCAAACTGGAAATCACCAAAGACACCCTCAGCAGTTTTGCGCACCCTGCTATCTCTCCTGATGGAGAATGGTTGTACTTTACTTCAGACATGCCTGGAGGAATGGGTGGATTAGACATCTGGCGAGTAAGAATTACAGCTGCGGGGCTGGGAGGTGTTGAAAATCTGGGGGAGCCTATCAATACTCCAGGAAATGAATCTTTCCCTACATTCAGACCCAACGGAGACCTTTACTTTAGTAGCGATGGACATGTCGGAATGGGTGGATTGGACATCTATATTGCCAAAGTGGATCCAAAAACTAAAAAATATAAGGTTTTCCATCCTGGCTACCCTCTCAATTCGGAAGGTGACGACTTTGGAATGACTTTCGAAGGTCCACACAACAGAGGCTATTTCTCCTCCAACAGAAAGGACGGAAGAGGTTTCGACCACATCTATTCTTTTGAAAACCCGGAAATCGTAACAACCATCAAAGGCTGGGTTTACGAAATGGGTGGTTATGAATTACCTGCTTCCCAAGTAATGGTTGTCGGAAACGATGGAACATATGAGAAACTACCAGTCAAAGGTGATGGCTCATTCAGTATGGTCATCAAGCCACAGGTAGATTATCTCCTGATGGCTTCTTGCAAAGGTTTCCTCAATCATAAAGAAGAAATTCGAGTAGATTCTGCTAAGGAAAGTAAGGAATATACCTTACAATTCCCATTGGCTTCCATCACGGCACCGGTATTAATAGATAATATCTTCTATGATTTTGATAAGGCTACCCTTACTGCCAACAGTACAAAAGCATTGGATGAATTGGTAAACTTATTGAAAGAAAATCCGAATGTCACCATCGAACTTAGTGCACATTGTGATTATAAAGGAAGTGCTGAATATAATAAACATCTTTCTCAACAGAGAGCACAATCGGTAGTCAACTATCTGATTCAACACGGAATTGCCAAAGACAGACTTACACCAATGGGTTATGGCAAAGAGCAACCTAAGACTATTAGCAAAAAAGTGGCTGCCAAATATCCATGGCTCAAGGAAGGAGATAAACTGACGACGGATTTCATTCTGAAACAGAATAAAGAAAATCAGGAAATATGTAATCAAATGAATCGCCGCACAGAGTTTATCGTACTCAGAACGACTTATGGGTTATTTGATGAAAAAGGCAACTTAAAAAATCCTCCTAAGCCTAAGAAGCAGGAGATTTCCAAAGAAGAGGAAGATTTGTTTATATTTGAATAA
- a CDS encoding RNA polymerase sigma factor, with protein sequence MEKLDDFALVAKVVMFHDRKSFDLLVRKYQASIRSFFLRQTVGDKQLSDDLAQDTFIKAYTHLVGFKGKANFSTWLYRIAYNVWYDYVRSHKITQDIDSPIVVHKQAQASSDGLKLDLISALKILSDKERTCITLQLMDGMSIEKIVEITGLASGTVKSHLSRGKMKLASYLKQNGYERK encoded by the coding sequence GTGGAAAAATTGGATGATTTTGCTCTTGTAGCTAAAGTGGTAATGTTTCATGACCGTAAGTCTTTTGACTTGTTGGTCAGGAAATACCAGGCGTCTATTCGTAGCTTTTTTCTTCGGCAAACTGTTGGAGATAAGCAATTGAGTGACGATTTGGCTCAAGATACATTTATCAAGGCCTATACCCATCTGGTGGGATTTAAGGGGAAGGCTAACTTTTCCACCTGGTTGTATCGTATAGCCTACAATGTCTGGTATGATTATGTGAGAAGTCATAAGATAACTCAAGATATCGACAGTCCAATAGTGGTTCATAAGCAAGCGCAAGCAAGCAGTGACGGATTAAAATTGGATTTAATAAGTGCCCTCAAAATACTGAGCGATAAAGAACGTACATGCATCACTTTACAATTGATGGATGGAATGTCTATAGAAAAGATCGTAGAGATTACAGGACTTGCTTCTGGTACCGTCAAGTCACATCTCTCACGTGGTAAAATGAAACTTGCAAGTTACTTAAAGCAAAATGGTTATGAAAGAAAATGA
- a CDS encoding WecB/TagA/CpsF family glycosyltransferase, with product MFCLKSLDILGSKAELASLPEGKLLINTVNAHSYNTARKDSLFAEALMNGDVLIPDGVSIVKACKWIKAKSQPKERIAGWDLFSFEMEKLEKKGGTVMFMGSSQKVLDLIVKRAAEVYPHLKVVTYSPPYKPEFSDEDNKAIIDAINAANPDLLWIGMTAPKQEKWTYSHWEELDIHCHVGTIGAVFDFFAGTVERAPMWWQEHGLEWLYRLMKEPKRMWRRYIIGNALFLWNMLKEKC from the coding sequence ATGTTTTGTTTAAAATCTTTGGATATTTTGGGTAGTAAGGCGGAACTCGCCTCGCTGCCAGAGGGCAAATTGCTCATTAATACTGTAAATGCTCATTCTTATAATACGGCTCGCAAGGACTCGCTCTTTGCTGAGGCGCTGATGAATGGTGATGTGCTGATTCCTGATGGGGTAAGCATCGTGAAAGCGTGTAAGTGGATTAAGGCGAAGAGCCAGCCGAAGGAACGTATCGCGGGATGGGACTTGTTCTCTTTCGAAATGGAAAAACTGGAGAAAAAGGGTGGTACGGTGATGTTTATGGGTAGTTCGCAGAAAGTGCTCGACCTGATTGTGAAGCGGGCGGCTGAGGTGTATCCTCATCTGAAGGTGGTGACCTACTCGCCTCCTTATAAGCCAGAGTTCTCGGATGAGGACAATAAGGCGATTATTGATGCCATCAATGCTGCCAACCCTGATCTGCTTTGGATTGGTATGACCGCACCTAAACAAGAAAAATGGACTTATTCGCATTGGGAAGAGTTGGATATTCACTGCCATGTTGGAACAATCGGAGCCGTATTCGACTTCTTCGCTGGTACTGTGGAACGTGCTCCGATGTGGTGGCAGGAGCACGGTCTGGAATGGCTCTATAGATTAATGAAGGAGCCAAAGCGTATGTGGAGGAGATATATTATTGGCAATGCACTGTTTCTTTGGAATATGCTGAAAGAGAAATGTTGA
- a CDS encoding DEAD/DEAH box helicase family protein — MLNEENKLFDYQQEMLEKIITKLTKNSFTPFRKRKEYVENYSVLVQMPTGTGKTYVMASVVKWFLYFLFFLNVIKEKE, encoded by the coding sequence ATGTTGAATGAGGAAAATAAACTTTTTGACTACCAACAGGAGATGTTGGAGAAGATTATCACGAAACTGACAAAGAATTCGTTTACTCCTTTTCGGAAGAGGAAGGAATATGTGGAAAACTACTCGGTGTTGGTGCAGATGCCTACGGGTACTGGCAAGACGTATGTGATGGCTTCGGTGGTGAAGTGGTTTCTTTATTTCCTATTTTTTCTGAATGTAATAAAAGAAAAGGAGTAA
- a CDS encoding DUF6249 domain-containing protein, with protein MDKIVKIFDMKKEIIVMALAMSLGVFQQSLASSAPKHRYTPSTQQVDKKVGNHSENDEGIDAFSDTTSVDTSSAVSAHNNPASYTSNNPSQFSLDNYDDPFDFLGTVFGKGVLLFVIILLGLIGLLTFLAPLIALFMIIRYLYRRNQDRMKLSAMALEKGIEIPESARPIDKQSNEYLVKRGLRNAFLGAGLCAMFAIWGADFLAGIGALVLFYGAGQATIGSLPSIKQWWCNRNSGKIG; from the coding sequence GTGGATAAAATAGTAAAAATATTCGATATGAAAAAAGAAATAATCGTTATGGCTTTGGCGATGAGCCTTGGTGTATTTCAGCAGTCATTGGCTTCTTCTGCACCTAAACACCGTTACACACCGTCTACTCAACAGGTAGATAAAAAAGTGGGAAATCATTCTGAAAATGATGAGGGAATAGATGCTTTTTCTGACACAACAAGCGTAGATACTTCGTCTGCGGTATCTGCTCATAATAATCCTGCTTCTTATACATCTAATAATCCTTCTCAGTTTAGTTTAGATAATTATGATGACCCATTTGATTTTCTGGGTACTGTATTTGGAAAAGGTGTACTCCTTTTTGTTATCATCTTACTTGGTCTGATTGGCTTGCTGACATTCTTAGCTCCTCTTATTGCCCTCTTTATGATTATTCGTTATTTATATAGGCGCAATCAGGATCGGATGAAGTTGTCGGCTATGGCTTTAGAAAAGGGTATTGAAATACCGGAAAGTGCGCGCCCTATAGATAAGCAAAGTAATGAATATCTGGTTAAAAGAGGACTGCGAAATGCTTTCTTGGGTGCAGGCTTATGCGCTATGTTTGCTATATGGGGTGCTGATTTTCTGGCAGGTATTGGCGCTTTAGTACTTTTTTATGGTGCAGGACAGGCTACCATTGGTTCTCTGCCTTCCATCAAACAATGGTGGTGCAATAGAAATAGTGGAAAAATTGGATGA
- a CDS encoding capsular polysaccharide synthesis protein — protein MVDFDRLITRFRQFGGWRLVWQYVRMGVLWTGVCALIRCALKGKSLKAAYPVMTEKVDRILIRRYRYILDEMKARHVEDSTPTDTGVPKIVWFSWLQGIDQAPDLVKVCLASQRKHLPDYEFRVFDLSNYQQWIELPEYIVRKYKKGLIPAASFSDLLRLSVLQKYGGVWMDATVFCSGFGNEKLQGRWDRIMQSELTVFRYFKRGAMAPVGLSTWFFAAVPHQIVISSVLDMLLAYWKDYNCLVDYYVIHLFLGLSLREFPMVEARMPRENSYHSILLGDALGRTFHQEQWQDLIDHVSIHKLNYRKVGEVSRNPEGYYWYIMK, from the coding sequence ATGGTAGATTTTGATAGATTGATTACTCGCTTTCGGCAGTTCGGGGGCTGGAGGCTTGTCTGGCAATATGTCCGTATGGGGGTGTTGTGGACGGGTGTCTGTGCCTTGATACGCTGTGCCTTAAAGGGGAAGTCCTTGAAGGCTGCTTATCCTGTGATGACTGAGAAAGTGGATAGGATTCTGATTCGGCGGTATCGCTATATCTTGGATGAGATGAAGGCGAGGCATGTGGAGGATTCGACTCCTACTGATACGGGTGTTCCTAAGATTGTCTGGTTCTCCTGGCTGCAGGGTATCGACCAGGCTCCTGATTTGGTGAAGGTGTGCTTGGCTTCGCAAAGGAAGCACCTGCCGGATTATGAGTTCAGGGTCTTTGATCTCAGTAATTACCAGCAATGGATTGAACTGCCTGAGTATATTGTCAGGAAATATAAGAAGGGTTTGATTCCTGCTGCTTCTTTCAGTGATTTGCTCCGCCTGTCGGTTTTGCAGAAGTATGGTGGTGTTTGGATGGATGCTACGGTGTTCTGTTCTGGTTTTGGAAATGAGAAGTTGCAGGGGCGATGGGATAGGATTATGCAGAGTGAACTGACGGTATTCCGATATTTCAAGCGTGGGGCTATGGCTCCTGTGGGGTTATCTACCTGGTTCTTTGCTGCTGTACCTCATCAGATTGTGATTTCTTCGGTCTTGGATATGCTCCTTGCTTACTGGAAGGATTATAACTGTCTGGTGGATTATTACGTCATCCATCTTTTCTTGGGTTTGTCTCTTCGTGAGTTTCCGATGGTTGAGGCTCGGATGCCTCGTGAGAATAGTTATCACAGTATTCTCTTGGGTGATGCCTTGGGACGTACTTTCCATCAGGAGCAATGGCAGGATCTGATTGATCATGTGAGTATTCATAAATTGAATTACAGAAAAGTAGGGGAAGTGAGTAGGAATCCTGAGGGGTATTATTGGTATATTATGAAGTAA
- a CDS encoding DNA topoisomerase 3, with product MIVCIAEKPSVAKDIARIIGATTARDGYMEGNGYQVTWTFGHLCELKEPDDYTPMWKRWSLSALPMIPQRFGIKLINDEGIRKQFNTIERLMQAADSIINCGDAGQEGELIQRWVMQKAQAKCPVKRLWISSMTDEAIKQGFQELKDQNEYQSLYLAGLSRAIGDWILGMNATRLYTLKYGQNRQVLSIGRVQTPTLALIVNRQKEIDNFVSEPYWVLATIYRDTQFTATSGKFTSKEEGEKAFSTIAGKPFTVTDVSKKKGNEAPPHLYDLTSLQVDCNKKFAYSADITLKLIQSLYEKKYTTYPRVDTQFLTDDIYPKCPQILNGVSQAKIMSQQKYLPLIQQLAATGKKLPKSKKVFDNSKVTDHHAIIPTGVPPTGLTDMEANVYDLIAKRFISVFYPDCKFSTTTVLGEVINEDGPKPEKIEFKVSGKEILEPGWRVVYAKDAKNADDDDATDNANGNGAKKEVVEERTLPSFVKGESGEHTPTLTEKWTTPPKYYTEATLLRAMETAGKFVEDEELRAALKENGIGRPSSRAGIIETLFKRHYIKRQRKNLMATPTGIELIDTIHEELLKSCELTGIWEKKLRDIEHKTYDPADFINGLKEQINQIVNDVLSDNSARHVTITTEEDLKKKEPRKKTAPKKSPKQDDTAEKTPKNGDTAEKTESRSPKLPADDSIIGKTCPICGQGTIIKGKTAYGCSNWKGGCQFRLPFSQQ from the coding sequence ATGATAGTTTGTATTGCAGAGAAACCAAGCGTAGCTAAAGATATTGCCCGGATTATTGGAGCAACAACTGCACGCGACGGTTATATGGAAGGTAATGGTTACCAAGTAACCTGGACTTTCGGCCACCTTTGTGAGCTGAAAGAACCGGATGATTATACTCCAATGTGGAAACGCTGGAGCCTGTCCGCATTGCCTATGATTCCCCAGCGTTTTGGAATAAAACTGATTAACGACGAAGGAATCCGCAAGCAATTCAATACAATCGAAAGACTCATGCAAGCCGCAGACAGTATCATCAACTGTGGTGACGCCGGACAGGAAGGTGAACTCATCCAAAGATGGGTGATGCAAAAGGCGCAAGCCAAATGCCCGGTCAAGAGATTGTGGATTTCATCCATGACTGACGAAGCTATCAAACAGGGATTTCAGGAGCTGAAAGACCAGAACGAGTATCAATCACTCTACCTCGCAGGCCTTTCACGTGCCATTGGAGACTGGATTCTCGGCATGAATGCCACCCGACTTTATACTTTGAAATATGGTCAGAATCGACAGGTGCTCAGCATCGGTCGAGTGCAGACCCCTACCCTTGCCCTCATCGTAAACCGACAGAAGGAAATCGACAATTTCGTTTCCGAACCATATTGGGTACTTGCTACCATCTATCGCGATACTCAGTTTACGGCTACCAGCGGCAAGTTTACCAGCAAGGAGGAAGGTGAAAAAGCATTCAGTACCATCGCAGGTAAACCTTTCACCGTTACAGACGTGAGCAAGAAAAAGGGAAATGAAGCTCCACCTCACCTCTACGACCTCACCTCACTACAAGTGGATTGCAACAAGAAATTTGCTTACTCTGCTGATATTACTCTGAAACTCATCCAGAGTCTCTACGAGAAGAAATACACGACTTATCCTCGTGTAGATACACAGTTTCTGACCGATGACATCTATCCGAAATGTCCTCAAATCCTCAACGGTGTGAGCCAGGCCAAGATAATGAGCCAGCAAAAGTACCTCCCGCTGATCCAGCAGCTCGCCGCTACCGGAAAAAAGTTGCCAAAAAGCAAGAAGGTATTTGATAATAGTAAGGTGACCGACCACCATGCCATCATCCCAACAGGTGTTCCACCTACAGGACTCACCGATATGGAGGCAAATGTCTATGACCTTATCGCCAAACGTTTTATCAGTGTGTTCTATCCGGATTGTAAATTCTCTACGACCACCGTATTGGGCGAAGTCATCAATGAAGATGGGCCTAAACCAGAGAAAATCGAATTCAAGGTAAGCGGCAAGGAAATTCTGGAACCAGGATGGCGAGTTGTCTATGCGAAGGATGCGAAAAATGCCGATGACGATGATGCAACTGATAATGCCAACGGAAACGGTGCCAAGAAGGAAGTGGTAGAAGAAAGAACGCTCCCTTCTTTCGTAAAAGGCGAATCGGGTGAACATACCCCAACTCTCACAGAGAAATGGACCACTCCACCTAAGTATTATACTGAAGCTACCTTGCTCCGAGCAATGGAGACCGCAGGAAAATTCGTCGAGGATGAAGAACTGCGTGCGGCATTAAAGGAGAACGGAATCGGACGACCTTCCTCACGCGCCGGCATTATAGAGACGCTCTTCAAGCGCCACTATATCAAGCGACAGCGAAAGAACTTGATGGCTACTCCTACCGGAATCGAACTCATCGACACCATCCATGAGGAACTGTTGAAAAGTTGTGAGTTGACTGGTATTTGGGAGAAAAAGCTCCGAGACATCGAGCATAAGACCTATGACCCAGCCGACTTTATCAATGGTCTGAAAGAACAAATCAACCAAATCGTCAATGACGTATTGTCTGACAACAGTGCTCGCCATGTGACGATAACAACGGAAGAGGACCTCAAGAAAAAAGAGCCAAGAAAGAAAACCGCTCCAAAGAAATCACCCAAACAGGATGATACGGCTGAAAAAACGCCTAAAAATGGTGATACGGCTGAAAAGACAGAGTCAAGATCCCCAAAACTTCCTGCAGATGACAGCATCATCGGAAAAACTTGCCCTATCTGTGGACAAGGAACCATTATCAAAGGAAAAACGGCATATGGTTGCAGCAACTGGAAAGGTGGTTGTCAGTTCAGATTACCATTCAGTCAGCAATAA
- a CDS encoding methyltransferase RsmF C-terminal domain-like protein, which produces MTTDRSTKLPEDFKTYTKELMGENLFNQLMKGIDENATVSIRLNPFKCSEETVLNEGTTSGIIPWCPSTGKYLSERKNFTFDPLFHAGLYYVQEASSMIVDLAIRQYVKEPVTMLDLCAAPGGKSTCVRAALPEGSLLFSNEPMKTRAQILSENIQKFGHPDVVVTNNYPKDYKKTKLKFDIILADVPCSGEGMFRKDEEAINEWSKTNVNNCWKLQREIVSDIWNCLKPGGILIYSTCTFNAHEDEENVDWIKEELGAEILPLDIEKSWNITKSLINDEAMYHFFPGISRGEGLFIAVLRKNGIYEGDKKKKNLGKKNAKGKTKEPFTLKNNWLKNKDEWNYTLTENDVYAISKKWTEAVKEANQSLRVLHEGIKIGSIKGKDLIPAQSLALSTELDKTDIPQVELSYEDAINYLRKEAITLPPTTPKGYIIVTYQNVPLGWMKNIGNRANNLYPQEWKIKSSHIPEGDNHILKCKSIS; this is translated from the coding sequence ATGACAACAGATAGAAGCACAAAATTACCAGAGGATTTCAAAACTTATACCAAAGAACTTATGGGGGAAAACCTCTTCAATCAACTGATGAAAGGAATTGATGAGAATGCAACTGTCAGCATTCGTCTCAATCCATTCAAATGTTCTGAAGAGACGGTTTTAAACGAAGGAACGACCTCTGGAATCATTCCTTGGTGCCCTTCAACAGGCAAATATTTATCGGAACGAAAGAACTTCACTTTCGATCCTCTTTTCCATGCGGGTCTATACTACGTACAGGAAGCCTCATCCATGATTGTTGATTTAGCCATCCGACAATATGTCAAAGAACCTGTCACCATGCTGGATCTCTGTGCTGCACCAGGTGGCAAATCTACATGCGTAAGAGCTGCTCTTCCAGAAGGAAGTCTTCTTTTCAGCAATGAACCCATGAAGACAAGGGCTCAAATTTTATCAGAAAACATTCAAAAGTTTGGGCATCCGGACGTTGTTGTCACCAACAATTATCCAAAAGATTACAAAAAAACAAAATTGAAATTTGATATTATACTTGCCGATGTCCCATGTTCGGGCGAAGGTATGTTTAGAAAAGATGAAGAAGCCATCAATGAATGGAGTAAAACCAATGTAAATAATTGTTGGAAACTTCAACGGGAAATCGTAAGTGACATCTGGAACTGCTTAAAGCCTGGTGGGATACTGATCTATTCTACCTGCACTTTTAATGCCCACGAAGATGAAGAAAATGTAGATTGGATAAAAGAGGAACTTGGAGCCGAAATTCTCCCTCTGGATATCGAAAAAAGTTGGAATATTACAAAGAGCCTCATCAATGATGAAGCCATGTATCATTTCTTCCCTGGTATAAGCCGTGGAGAAGGATTGTTTATTGCCGTATTACGCAAAAATGGCATATATGAAGGCGATAAAAAGAAAAAGAATCTTGGCAAGAAGAACGCAAAAGGAAAGACCAAAGAACCTTTCACATTAAAAAATAACTGGTTAAAAAACAAGGATGAGTGGAATTATACATTAACAGAAAATGATGTATATGCAATCAGCAAGAAATGGACAGAGGCAGTGAAAGAAGCAAACCAATCACTAAGAGTACTTCACGAAGGAATCAAAATCGGAAGTATAAAAGGTAAGGATCTGATCCCAGCACAGTCACTTGCCTTATCGACTGAATTGGATAAGACTGATATTCCACAAGTAGAACTCTCATACGAAGATGCAATCAACTATCTTCGTAAAGAAGCGATTACTTTGCCTCCAACAACACCTAAAGGATACATTATAGTAACTTATCAGAATGTCCCATTAGGTTGGATGAAAAATATAGGCAATCGTGCCAATAATCTATACCCACAGGAATGGAAGATCAAAAGTTCTCACATACCAGAGGGTGATAATCATATTCTGAAATGCAAATCAATATCATAG
- a CDS encoding DUF5056 domain-containing protein, giving the protein MKENEVKSTISEETHHQQQVTADDEQMLQSFFADCSLDIADDGFSERVMSSLPGGVTYHRLAHIWKIACIMIGISIVLYCQVLTNLLDTLYLIRIDAMMSFSRAVCRLTEVLGASHHLLMIVLGMITIFCVWGYNKMMDARI; this is encoded by the coding sequence ATGAAAGAAAATGAAGTAAAATCTACGATATCAGAGGAAACTCATCATCAGCAGCAAGTTACTGCTGATGATGAGCAGATGTTGCAATCTTTCTTTGCAGATTGTTCTTTGGATATAGCTGATGATGGCTTTTCCGAACGTGTAATGTCTTCTCTTCCAGGAGGGGTTACTTATCATCGTTTGGCGCATATATGGAAAATAGCTTGTATTATGATTGGTATCAGTATAGTCCTTTACTGTCAGGTTTTGACAAATCTTCTGGATACCCTTTATCTAATACGGATAGATGCTATGATGTCTTTTTCCAGAGCCGTATGTCGCTTGACGGAAGTATTGGGCGCTTCCCATCATTTATTGATGATCGTATTAGGGATGATTACGATTTTTTGTGTATGGGGATATAATAAAATGATGGATGCTCGCATATAA